The Iamia majanohamensis genome window below encodes:
- the glmM gene encoding phosphoglucosamine mutase, with product MTLRFGTDGVRGAANTELTPELAMALGRAAAQTLGQGPWLVGRDTRASGPLLQASFAAGLASEGADAVDLAVVPTPGVAHLCAADQVPGAMISASHNPFADNGIKLFQTGGLKLDDPRQAEVEAALEAIEAEGIPGSPHRPGGPLVGSLRSAPDAWERYAVHLEDGVLEGRRLAGLRVVVDCAHGAASAVAPRVLARLGATVTVLHADPDGTNINDRCGSGHPETVQAAVVARGADVGLAFDGDADRVVMVDAAGELVDGDQILALLALDLRDQGLLHGGAVVVTVMTNLGFRQAMAAHGIEVVDTPVGDRHVLAALEERHLALGGEQSGHIILRDRTTTGDGLLTGISVLDAMVRTERPLADLAGVMTRLPQVLVNVPVERSPDLLERIAPDVSRAEIALAGRGRVLVRPSGTEPLVRVMVEAPTEDEARRVAEELAAALAP from the coding sequence GTGACGCTCCGCTTCGGCACCGACGGGGTGCGGGGCGCGGCCAACACCGAGCTCACGCCCGAGCTGGCCATGGCCCTGGGCCGCGCCGCGGCCCAGACCCTGGGCCAGGGGCCCTGGCTGGTGGGGCGCGACACCCGGGCATCGGGGCCGCTGCTCCAGGCCTCGTTCGCGGCCGGGCTGGCCTCGGAGGGGGCCGACGCCGTCGACCTCGCGGTCGTGCCCACGCCGGGCGTGGCCCACCTCTGCGCGGCCGACCAGGTGCCCGGCGCCATGATCTCGGCGTCGCACAACCCCTTCGCCGACAACGGCATCAAGCTGTTCCAGACCGGGGGGCTGAAGCTCGACGACCCGCGCCAGGCCGAGGTCGAGGCCGCCCTCGAGGCCATCGAGGCCGAGGGCATCCCCGGCTCCCCCCACCGCCCGGGCGGCCCGCTGGTCGGGTCGCTGCGCAGCGCGCCCGACGCGTGGGAGCGCTACGCCGTCCACCTGGAGGACGGCGTCCTCGAGGGCCGGCGCCTGGCCGGCCTGCGGGTCGTGGTCGACTGCGCCCACGGGGCCGCCTCCGCCGTGGCCCCCCGGGTCCTGGCCCGCCTCGGCGCCACGGTCACCGTGCTCCACGCCGACCCCGACGGCACCAACATCAACGACCGGTGCGGCTCCGGCCACCCCGAGACGGTCCAGGCCGCGGTGGTGGCCCGCGGCGCGGACGTCGGCCTGGCCTTCGACGGCGACGCCGACCGGGTGGTGATGGTCGACGCCGCCGGCGAGCTCGTCGACGGCGACCAGATCCTCGCCCTCCTGGCCCTCGACCTCCGCGACCAGGGCCTGCTGCACGGGGGCGCCGTCGTCGTCACGGTCATGACCAACCTGGGGTTCCGCCAGGCCATGGCCGCCCACGGCATCGAGGTGGTCGACACCCCGGTCGGCGACCGCCACGTCCTCGCCGCCCTGGAGGAGCGCCACCTGGCCCTCGGCGGCGAGCAGTCGGGCCACATCATCCTGCGCGACCGCACCACCACCGGCGACGGCCTGCTCACCGGCATCTCCGTGCTCGACGCCATGGTCCGCACCGAGCGCCCGCTCGCGGACCTGGCCGGGGTCATGACCCGCCTGCCCCAGGTGCTGGTGAACGTCCCGGTGGAGCGCTCGCCGGACCTCCTGGAGCGCATCGCCCCCGACGTGAGCCGGGCCGAGATCGCCCTGGCCGGCCGGGGCCGGGTGCTGGTCCGGCCCAGCGGCACCGAGCCGCTGGTCCGGGTGATGGTCGAGGCCCCCACCGAGGACGAGGCCCGCCGGGTGGCCGAGGAGCTGGCCGCCGCCCTCGCCCCCTGA
- the rplM gene encoding 50S ribosomal protein L13, whose amino-acid sequence MPTYSPKASEIQRRWYVVDAEGLVLGRMATEVARILRGKHKPGFAPHMDTGDHVIIVNAEKVVLTAGKAHRKKVYDHSGYPGGIREQSYADALERKPADAVRRTIRGMLPKTRLGAQQLTKLKVYAGPVHPHTAQTPEPLVIDGAQHRPA is encoded by the coding sequence GTGCCCACCTACTCACCGAAGGCCAGCGAGATCCAGCGCCGCTGGTACGTCGTCGACGCCGAGGGCCTGGTGCTGGGCCGGATGGCCACCGAGGTCGCCCGCATCCTGCGCGGCAAGCACAAGCCCGGCTTCGCCCCCCACATGGACACCGGCGACCACGTGATCATCGTGAACGCCGAGAAGGTCGTGCTCACCGCGGGCAAGGCCCACCGCAAGAAGGTCTACGACCACTCCGGCTACCCCGGCGGCATCCGGGAGCAGTCCTACGCCGACGCCCTCGAGCGCAAGCCGGCCGACGCCGTCCGCCGCACCATCCGGGGGATGCTCCCCAAGACCCGCCTGGGGGCCCAGCAGCTCACCAAGCTCAAGGTGTACGCGGGGCCGGTCCACCCCCACACCGCCCAGACCCCCGAGCCGCTCGTGATCGACGGCGCCCAGCACCGTCCTGCGTAG
- a CDS encoding D-alanyl-D-alanine carboxypeptidase/D-alanyl-D-alanine-endopeptidase — protein sequence MAVALLAVASLLVAACTGSDDDADTPAATEGTVGSLPDGMVEVMDRDPYGHARWGVLVEPLDEGEPVVSRGAEELFGMGSNTKLYTVGTYLDAVGADHRITTPVHQQGDDLVLVGMGDLVMGGRDAGADQLGYSIPPQPDAGLLPGTKPAPGDPLAGLDDLAGQVAAAGVTEVPGDVVVDDRLFEPWSTQGATISPIVVNDNLVAVEATPAEEGQPPTLRVVPETAAFTVENRATTGAAGGDTTVALAPAETDVEGDPEGSTLVLSGEVPADAEPFLTVFDVPDPASFARTLFIEALQRAGVAVAADPTAGNDTGDLAPFGSEPGDPVATLTGPTSAQVATLIWKISFNVGANLLTCLLAVEGGSTECTDGLAAVHDRLGDIDVADEEVWMLNGAGAEFSSTTPEAMVAWLRWMRDQDWGEDLEQMLPIMGVDGSLGLSQQDTPSTGRIQAKTGTWAGGDPGTGDLLLPGLGLAGFMQGPDGRDHVFAVYMNGATFPGDPGEAVLRSTFDMSDVAAALQQALPEA from the coding sequence GTGGCCGTGGCCCTCCTGGCGGTGGCCTCCCTGCTGGTGGCGGCCTGCACCGGCTCCGACGACGACGCCGACACCCCGGCCGCGACGGAGGGGACGGTGGGCTCCCTCCCCGACGGCATGGTCGAGGTGATGGACCGGGACCCCTACGGCCACGCCCGCTGGGGGGTGCTGGTGGAGCCCCTCGACGAGGGCGAGCCGGTGGTCTCCCGGGGCGCCGAGGAGCTGTTCGGGATGGGCTCCAACACCAAGCTCTACACGGTGGGCACCTACCTCGACGCCGTCGGCGCCGACCACCGGATCACCACCCCCGTCCACCAGCAGGGCGACGACCTGGTGCTGGTCGGGATGGGCGACCTGGTGATGGGCGGCCGCGACGCCGGCGCCGACCAGCTCGGCTACAGCATCCCGCCCCAGCCCGACGCCGGTCTGCTCCCCGGGACGAAGCCGGCGCCGGGCGACCCCCTGGCCGGCCTCGACGACCTCGCGGGACAGGTCGCGGCCGCGGGCGTGACCGAGGTGCCCGGCGACGTGGTGGTCGACGACCGCCTGTTCGAGCCGTGGTCGACCCAGGGCGCGACCATCAGCCCCATCGTGGTCAACGACAACCTGGTCGCGGTCGAGGCCACGCCGGCCGAGGAGGGCCAGCCGCCCACGCTGCGGGTGGTGCCCGAGACCGCGGCGTTCACCGTCGAGAACCGGGCGACCACCGGCGCCGCCGGGGGCGACACCACCGTGGCCCTGGCCCCGGCCGAGACGGACGTGGAGGGCGACCCCGAGGGCAGCACCCTGGTGCTCTCCGGGGAGGTCCCGGCCGACGCCGAGCCCTTCCTCACCGTGTTCGACGTGCCCGACCCGGCGTCGTTCGCCCGCACCCTGTTCATCGAGGCGCTGCAGCGGGCCGGCGTCGCCGTGGCCGCCGACCCGACCGCAGGGAACGACACCGGCGACCTGGCGCCCTTCGGCTCCGAGCCGGGCGATCCGGTCGCCACCCTCACCGGCCCCACCAGCGCGCAGGTCGCCACCCTCATCTGGAAGATCAGCTTCAACGTGGGCGCCAACCTCCTTACCTGCCTGCTGGCCGTCGAGGGCGGGTCCACCGAGTGCACCGATGGGCTGGCCGCGGTCCACGACCGCCTCGGCGACATCGACGTGGCCGACGAGGAGGTCTGGATGCTGAACGGGGCCGGGGCCGAGTTCTCGTCGACCACACCCGAGGCCATGGTCGCGTGGCTGCGGTGGATGCGCGACCAGGACTGGGGCGAGGACCTGGAGCAGATGCTGCCCATCATGGGGGTGGACGGCTCCCTGGGGCTCTCCCAACAGGACACGCCCTCGACGGGGAGGATCCAGGCCAAGACGGGGACGTGGGCCGGTGGCGACCCCGGGACCGGCGACCTGCTCCTCCCGGGTCTGGGCCTGGCCGGGTTCATGCAGGGCCCCGACGGCCGCGACCACGTCTTCGCCGTCTACATGAACGGGGCCACCTTCCCGGGCGACCCCGGCGAGGCGGTGCTCCGGTCGACCTTCGACATGTCCGACGTGGCCGCCGCCCTCCAGCAGGCGCTGCCCGAGGCCTGA
- the ilvA gene encoding threonine ammonia-lyase produces the protein MVRRAAADLAGVVRATPSHRSDTLTRITGREVWLKPEHLQRTGSFKIRGASHHIRHLPADGRPVIAASAGNHAQGVALAAALAGRAATVLMPESAPLPKVEATRSYGAEVRLVGSVVDDTLAAAQAEAAARGSHLVPPFDDPLVIAGQGTVGLEVATEARDVEAVLVPVGGGGLLAGTAVALRALRPEVRIVGVEAAGAAAVRASLAAGHPVTLEQVDTIADGIALKSPSARTLAHIEALVDDVVTVTDEEIARTLVLLLERGKAVVEPAGVVGLAALLAGRVPGTGPALAVLSGGNVDPLLLAKLIEHGLAAAGRFVRVRVVAQDRPGALARITGAIAALGLNVLTVDHLRAAARVGVDEVEVVLTLETRDPDQRQEVVDRLRADGHRVELLA, from the coding sequence ATGGTGCGCCGGGCCGCAGCCGACCTGGCCGGGGTGGTCCGGGCCACCCCCTCCCACCGCTCGGACACGCTCACGCGCATCACCGGGCGGGAGGTGTGGCTCAAGCCCGAGCACCTGCAGCGGACGGGATCGTTCAAGATCCGGGGGGCCTCCCACCACATCCGCCACCTGCCCGCCGACGGGCGACCCGTCATCGCCGCCTCGGCCGGCAACCACGCCCAGGGGGTCGCCCTGGCCGCGGCCCTGGCGGGACGGGCGGCCACCGTGCTCATGCCCGAGTCCGCACCCCTGCCCAAGGTCGAGGCGACCCGGTCCTACGGCGCCGAGGTGCGCCTGGTGGGGTCGGTCGTCGACGACACGCTGGCCGCGGCGCAGGCCGAGGCGGCGGCGCGGGGCAGCCACCTGGTGCCACCCTTCGACGACCCCCTGGTGATCGCCGGGCAGGGCACCGTGGGCCTGGAGGTCGCCACCGAGGCCCGCGACGTCGAGGCCGTGCTGGTGCCGGTGGGCGGCGGCGGCCTGCTGGCCGGCACCGCCGTCGCCCTGCGGGCCCTGCGGCCCGAGGTGCGCATCGTCGGCGTGGAGGCCGCCGGGGCCGCCGCCGTGCGGGCGTCGCTGGCCGCCGGCCACCCCGTGACCCTCGAGCAGGTCGACACCATCGCCGACGGGATCGCCCTCAAGTCGCCCTCGGCCCGCACCCTCGCCCACATCGAGGCCCTCGTCGACGACGTCGTCACCGTCACCGACGAGGAGATCGCCCGCACCCTCGTCCTGCTCCTGGAGCGGGGTAAGGCGGTGGTGGAGCCGGCGGGGGTCGTGGGCCTGGCCGCCCTCCTCGCCGGCCGGGTGCCGGGCACCGGGCCGGCCCTGGCGGTGCTCTCGGGCGGCAACGTCGACCCCCTGCTGCTGGCCAAGCTGATCGAGCACGGCCTGGCCGCGGCCGGGCGGTTCGTGCGGGTCCGGGTGGTGGCCCAGGACCGGCCCGGCGCCCTGGCCCGCATCACCGGCGCCATCGCCGCCCTCGGCCTCAACGTCCTCACCGTCGACCACCTGCGGGCCGCGGCCCGGGTGGGCGTGGACGAGGTCGAGGTGGTGCTGACCCTCGAGACCCGGGACCCGGACCAGCGCCAGGAGGTCGTCGACCGCCTGCGGGCCGACGGCCACCGGGTCGAGCTCCTGGCCTGA
- the truA gene encoding tRNA pseudouridine(38-40) synthase TruA, producing the protein MTLFDPAEAEAPTGPTRRLRLTVAYDGSGFHGFARNVGVRTVAGTLTEALARHLGHPVDLTCAGRTDRGVHAQGQVVTLDVAADRVTRDDDLTALVRAVNRMCGPEVAVRDPALVGDDVDARFSATARRYRYLVWNHPEPDPFSARTAWHVPRPLSLPALRLGCDPLIGEHDFSTFCRRPKGREVEASLVRRVTEAAWHDDGDGRLRFEVEASAFCHQMVRALVGTLVAVGLGRMAAGEVRAAMDARDRSRAGDLAPPHGLTLWTVRYGDWSSVPDA; encoded by the coding sequence GTGACCCTCTTCGACCCGGCGGAGGCCGAGGCCCCCACCGGCCCCACCCGGCGGCTCCGCCTCACCGTCGCCTACGACGGCAGCGGGTTCCACGGCTTCGCCCGCAACGTCGGCGTGCGCACCGTGGCCGGCACCCTCACCGAGGCCCTGGCCCGGCACCTGGGCCACCCCGTCGACCTCACCTGCGCCGGCCGCACCGACCGGGGCGTCCACGCCCAGGGCCAGGTCGTCACCCTCGACGTGGCCGCCGACCGGGTGACCCGCGACGACGACCTCACCGCCCTGGTCCGGGCCGTGAACCGCATGTGCGGTCCCGAGGTGGCGGTGCGCGACCCCGCCCTGGTGGGCGACGACGTCGACGCCCGCTTCTCGGCCACCGCCCGCCGCTACCGCTACCTGGTGTGGAACCACCCCGAGCCCGACCCCTTCTCGGCCCGGACGGCGTGGCACGTGCCCCGGCCGCTGTCGCTGCCCGCCCTGCGGCTGGGCTGCGACCCGCTCATCGGCGAGCACGACTTCTCCACCTTCTGCCGTCGCCCCAAGGGCCGGGAGGTGGAGGCCAGTCTGGTGCGGCGGGTCACCGAGGCCGCCTGGCACGACGACGGCGACGGGCGCCTGCGCTTCGAGGTGGAGGCGTCGGCCTTCTGCCATCAGATGGTGCGGGCCCTGGTCGGCACCCTCGTCGCCGTGGGTCTGGGGCGGATGGCGGCCGGCGAGGTGCGGGCGGCCATGGACGCCAGGGACCGGTCCCGCGCCGGCGACCTGGCCCCGCCCCACGGCCTCACCCTCTGGACCGTCCGCTACGGCGACTGGTCCTCGGTCCCCGACGCCTGA
- a CDS encoding FAD-dependent oxidoreductase, translating to MAPTELPRRPVPDAPVDVAVLGGGLAGLAAAATAARAGASVALVEPHPLGGRARADVVDGFTLNRGPRALYLDGEGAAVLDALGVPWRSGGPPRLDGGLALRAGRTHTFPTGPGSLLRTGLLSGAERLRAAALLARLSRPDRRGRDRDLVGRTVGSWLEEVAPSPALADLLAAVVRLTTYVEAPAELDAHAAVTQVRRGLGAGVRYLDGGWQSLVDALAGIVATAGGVQVASRATAVHEDDGGVEVETAEGTVRARAAVVALGSPGAAAALLGGRPEGWPTEDRPATAACLELGLRRDPAHPFLLGADEPVYLSTHAPPARLAPPGGAVVHLLRYHGPDEDQSAADQRARLRQVAAEAGIGDDDVVVARFQARMVVTAALPRAGSGGLAGRPPVAVPGRPRTALAGDWVGPAGMLADAALASGAAAGRRAAAPLARLVAP from the coding sequence GTGGCCCCGACCGAGCTCCCCCGCCGCCCCGTCCCCGACGCCCCGGTCGACGTGGCCGTCCTCGGGGGCGGTCTCGCCGGCCTGGCGGCCGCCGCCACCGCGGCGCGCGCCGGCGCGTCGGTGGCCCTGGTCGAGCCCCACCCCCTCGGGGGACGGGCCCGGGCCGACGTCGTCGACGGCTTCACCCTCAACCGCGGTCCCCGCGCCCTGTACCTCGACGGGGAGGGCGCGGCCGTGCTCGATGCGCTGGGGGTCCCGTGGCGCAGCGGCGGGCCGCCCCGGCTCGACGGTGGCCTGGCCCTCCGCGCCGGCCGCACCCACACCTTCCCCACGGGGCCCGGGAGCCTGCTCCGCACCGGCCTGCTGTCGGGCGCCGAGCGCCTCCGGGCCGCGGCGCTGCTGGCCCGCCTGTCGCGCCCCGACCGGCGGGGTCGCGACCGCGACCTGGTGGGCCGGACGGTCGGGTCCTGGCTCGAGGAGGTCGCCCCCAGCCCCGCCCTGGCCGACCTCCTCGCCGCGGTGGTGCGGCTCACCACCTACGTCGAGGCGCCCGCCGAGCTCGACGCCCACGCCGCGGTGACCCAGGTCCGCCGGGGGCTCGGGGCGGGGGTGCGCTACCTCGACGGCGGGTGGCAGTCGCTCGTCGACGCCCTGGCGGGCATCGTCGCGACGGCGGGTGGCGTCCAGGTCGCATCCCGCGCCACCGCCGTCCACGAGGACGACGGCGGCGTCGAGGTGGAGACCGCCGAGGGCACGGTGCGGGCCCGGGCCGCGGTGGTGGCCCTCGGGTCACCGGGTGCGGCCGCCGCCCTCCTCGGCGGTCGGCCCGAGGGGTGGCCGACGGAGGACCGGCCGGCCACCGCGGCCTGCCTGGAGCTGGGGCTGCGGCGCGACCCCGCGCACCCCTTCCTGCTCGGCGCGGACGAGCCCGTGTACCTGAGCACCCACGCCCCGCCGGCCCGGCTGGCCCCCCCGGGCGGCGCCGTCGTCCACCTGCTCCGCTACCACGGGCCCGACGAGGACCAGTCCGCAGCGGACCAGCGGGCGAGGCTCCGGCAGGTCGCCGCCGAGGCCGGCATCGGCGACGACGACGTCGTGGTGGCGCGGTTCCAGGCCCGCATGGTGGTGACCGCAGCCCTGCCCCGCGCCGGCTCCGGCGGCCTGGCCGGGCGTCCGCCGGTGGCGGTCCCGGGCCGACCCCGGACCGCCCTCGCCGGTGACTGGGTCGGCCCCGCAGGGATGCTGGCCGACGCCGCCCTGGCCAGCGGGGCGGCCGCGGGCCGGCGTGCTGCGGCACCGCTCGCGAGACTGGTGGCGCCATGA
- the sigJ gene encoding RNA polymerase sigma factor SigJ, protein MTATAASEATFAAERDRLVGVAYRMTGSRAEAEDVVQDAWLRWQRADTEEVACPAAWLTTVTSRLALDRLTSARSRREAYVGPWLPEPVATDPDPADRAELAESLSLGFLAVLERLGPVERVVFLLADVFSVPFDEIARVVDRSPAACRQVASRARRRVRQDRPRFHPTDAEARRVTEAFLGAVAVGDVDGVTALLAPDVVCVSDGGPDHHAARRPVRGPERVCRLLVNLTRRLPAAEASITPQDLNGQPGVVVEAEGRTLLALACSVVDGVVDRVWIVVNPEKTAALQGPPVT, encoded by the coding sequence ATGACCGCCACCGCCGCCAGCGAGGCCACCTTCGCGGCGGAGCGCGACCGCCTGGTCGGGGTCGCCTACCGGATGACGGGGAGCCGGGCCGAGGCCGAGGACGTGGTCCAGGACGCCTGGCTGCGGTGGCAGCGGGCCGACACCGAGGAGGTGGCCTGCCCCGCGGCCTGGCTGACCACCGTCACCAGCCGCCTCGCCCTCGACCGCCTCACCTCGGCCCGGAGCCGGCGCGAGGCCTACGTCGGCCCCTGGCTCCCCGAGCCGGTGGCGACCGACCCCGACCCGGCCGACCGGGCCGAGCTGGCCGAGTCCCTGTCGCTCGGGTTCCTCGCCGTCCTCGAGCGGCTGGGCCCGGTGGAGCGGGTGGTGTTCCTGCTGGCCGACGTCTTCTCGGTGCCCTTCGACGAGATCGCCCGGGTGGTGGACCGCTCCCCCGCCGCCTGCCGCCAGGTCGCGTCCCGCGCCCGGCGGCGGGTGCGCCAGGACCGTCCCCGCTTCCACCCCACCGACGCCGAGGCGCGCCGGGTGACCGAGGCGTTCCTCGGCGCCGTGGCCGTCGGCGACGTCGACGGCGTCACCGCCCTCCTCGCCCCCGACGTCGTGTGCGTGAGCGACGGGGGCCCCGACCACCACGCCGCCCGCCGCCCGGTGCGGGGACCGGAGCGGGTGTGCCGCCTGCTCGTGAACCTCACCCGTCGCCTCCCCGCCGCCGAGGCGTCCATCACGCCCCAGGACCTCAACGGCCAGCCCGGCGTGGTCGTCGAGGCGGAGGGCCGCACCCTGCTGGCCCTGGCCTGCTCGGTGGTCGACGGGGTCGTCGACCGGGTCTGGATCGTGGTCAACCCGGAGAAGACGGCTGCGCTGCAGGGCCCGCCGGTCACCTAG
- a CDS encoding potassium channel family protein, which yields MADHTAPRLRLRAGDAAIVIGLGRFGSAVATTLEEMGHQVLGVDASEGIVADHASRLTHVLQADSTRIETLEEIGAKDVAVAVVAIGTDIEASILTTSALVDLGIASIWAKALTASHARILDRVGAHHVVFPEREMGDRVAHQVTGRMIDWIQLEDDFALVETTAPADMVGRTIGESGARQRHGVTIVCIKPVGQTFTYATAETVVQEGDLLLVAAEARVAEAFANLR from the coding sequence TTGGCTGACCACACCGCACCCCGCCTGCGCCTCCGGGCGGGCGACGCCGCCATCGTCATCGGCCTGGGCCGGTTCGGCTCCGCCGTGGCCACCACCCTCGAGGAGATGGGCCACCAGGTGCTGGGCGTCGACGCGTCCGAGGGCATCGTCGCCGACCACGCCAGCCGCCTGACCCACGTCCTCCAGGCCGACTCGACCCGCATCGAGACCCTGGAGGAGATCGGCGCCAAGGACGTCGCCGTGGCCGTGGTGGCCATCGGCACCGACATCGAGGCCAGCATCCTCACCACTAGCGCGCTGGTCGACCTCGGCATCGCCTCCATCTGGGCCAAGGCGCTGACCGCCTCCCACGCCCGCATCCTCGACCGGGTCGGCGCCCACCACGTGGTGTTCCCCGAGCGGGAGATGGGCGACCGGGTGGCCCACCAGGTCACTGGGCGGATGATCGACTGGATCCAGCTGGAGGACGACTTCGCCCTGGTCGAGACCACGGCCCCGGCCGACATGGTGGGTCGCACCATCGGCGAGAGCGGGGCCCGCCAGCGCCACGGGGTGACCATCGTGTGCATCAAGCCGGTGGGCCAGACCTTCACCTACGCCACCGCCGAGACGGTGGTGCAGGAGGGGGACCTCCTGCTGGTGGCGGCCGAGGCGCGCGTGGCGGAGGCCTTCGCCAACCTGCGCTGA
- a CDS encoding TrkH family potassium uptake protein: MRGGRQTILGRRHPTQVVVLGFLAVIGVGTVLLRLPIASEPSADIGLREALFTSTSAATVTGLIVVDTSTAWTTFGQVVILALIQVGGFGLMAVSSVVAVVLARRIGLRHRMAAQAETGALRLGDLRSVVLGVVGWSLVVEGAAAVLLSGGFVVIHGEGLARGTWMGLFHSVSAFNNAGFALQSDSLERYVDDPWTTGIISVAIILGGLGFPVLMELRRQLGSPRWWSVHTKMTLTTTLSLFALGALAVLALEWTNPDTLGALGVGDKLTASWFQGVTPRTAGFNSLDYGALREGTLLVTVVLMFIGAASGSTGGGIKVTTFALLGFAIWAEVRGQREVEAFRRRLPGTAQRQALAVALIGVAAVVAGTLALVTLSGIDLTSGLFETTSAFSTVGLSTGVTDTLGGPSEVVLGVLMFAGRAGPVTLAAALVLRERDSRYRYPEERPLVG, from the coding sequence GTGCGCGGTGGGCGGCAGACGATCCTGGGCCGTCGCCACCCGACCCAGGTCGTCGTGCTCGGCTTCCTCGCCGTGATCGGCGTGGGCACGGTGCTGCTGCGCCTGCCGATCGCGTCCGAGCCGAGCGCCGACATCGGCCTCCGGGAGGCCCTCTTCACCTCGACCTCGGCGGCCACGGTGACGGGGCTCATCGTGGTCGACACGAGCACGGCCTGGACGACCTTCGGCCAGGTCGTGATCCTCGCCCTCATCCAGGTCGGCGGGTTCGGGCTGATGGCGGTGTCGTCGGTCGTCGCCGTGGTCCTCGCCCGGCGCATCGGCCTGCGCCACCGCATGGCCGCCCAGGCCGAGACCGGCGCCCTCCGCCTCGGCGACCTGCGGTCGGTGGTGCTCGGGGTCGTGGGCTGGTCGCTGGTCGTGGAGGGGGCCGCTGCGGTCCTGCTGTCCGGGGGCTTCGTGGTGATCCACGGCGAGGGCCTGGCGCGCGGCACGTGGATGGGGCTGTTCCACTCGGTCTCCGCCTTCAACAACGCCGGGTTCGCGCTCCAGTCCGACAGCCTGGAGCGCTACGTCGACGACCCCTGGACGACGGGGATCATCAGCGTGGCCATCATCCTCGGCGGGCTGGGCTTCCCGGTGCTGATGGAGCTGCGACGGCAGCTGGGCTCGCCCCGATGGTGGTCGGTGCACACCAAGATGACCCTCACCACCACCCTGTCGCTCTTCGCCCTGGGGGCCCTGGCCGTCCTGGCCCTGGAGTGGACCAACCCCGACACCCTGGGGGCCCTCGGCGTGGGCGACAAGCTCACGGCCTCCTGGTTCCAGGGCGTGACCCCCCGCACCGCCGGGTTCAACAGCCTCGACTACGGCGCCCTCCGCGAGGGGACGCTCCTCGTCACCGTCGTGCTCATGTTCATCGGCGCCGCGTCGGGCTCGACCGGGGGCGGCATCAAGGTGACCACCTTCGCCCTCCTCGGCTTCGCCATCTGGGCCGAGGTGCGGGGCCAGCGCGAGGTGGAGGCGTTCCGGCGCCGGCTGCCGGGGACGGCCCAGCGCCAGGCCCTCGCCGTGGCCCTGATCGGCGTGGCCGCGGTGGTGGCGGGCACCCTGGCCCTCGTCACCCTCTCGGGCATCGACCTCACCTCCGGGCTGTTCGAGACCACCAGCGCGTTCAGCACCGTCGGGCTCAGCACCGGCGTCACCGACACGCTCGGGGGACCGTCGGAGGTCGTCCTCGGCGTGCTCATGTTCGCGGGCCGGGCCGGCCCGGTCACCCTGGCCGCGGCCCTGGTGCTCCGCGAGCGAGACTCGCGCTACCGCTACCCGGAGGAGCGTCCCCTCGTTGGCTGA
- a CDS encoding SDR family oxidoreductase has translation MIPLARRSSPRGTSLHGATVLITGAASGIGLGLATEAARKGATVVLWDRDAGALDDAVDVVDAARTGPAEAPVAQLVDVTDRDAVREAAEVAIEQTGGIDVLVNNAGVVSGKWLTDLEEADVRRTFEVNTLALYWVTQALLPHMVERDRGRVVTIASASGLIGVARLTDYSASKWAAMGFDESLRVELRARGSKVATTVVCPYYIDTGMFSGVRSKVEVLLPILEPAHVVDKTWAAVEKGRARLHLPPLVGTLPLMRMLPVRAFDAAADLLGVNRTMDDFRGRTRPQETIDG, from the coding sequence GTGATCCCCTTGGCCCGTCGCTCGTCCCCCCGTGGCACCTCGCTCCACGGGGCCACCGTCCTCATCACCGGCGCGGCCTCGGGCATCGGCCTGGGCCTGGCCACCGAGGCCGCACGCAAGGGGGCGACGGTCGTGCTGTGGGACCGCGACGCGGGGGCCCTCGACGACGCCGTCGACGTGGTCGACGCCGCCCGCACCGGACCGGCCGAGGCGCCGGTCGCCCAGCTGGTCGACGTCACCGACCGCGACGCGGTGCGGGAGGCGGCCGAGGTCGCCATCGAGCAGACCGGCGGCATCGACGTCCTCGTCAACAACGCCGGCGTGGTCAGCGGCAAGTGGCTCACCGACCTGGAGGAGGCCGACGTGCGGCGGACCTTCGAGGTCAACACCCTCGCCCTCTACTGGGTGACCCAGGCCCTCCTGCCCCACATGGTCGAGCGCGACCGGGGCCGGGTGGTCACCATCGCCTCGGCCTCGGGCCTGATCGGCGTGGCCCGGCTGACCGACTACTCGGCCAGCAAGTGGGCGGCCATGGGCTTCGACGAGTCGCTCCGGGTCGAGCTGCGGGCCCGCGGGAGCAAGGTGGCCACCACCGTGGTGTGCCCGTACTACATCGACACCGGCATGTTCTCGGGGGTGCGGAGCAAGGTCGAGGTCCTCCTCCCGATCCTCGAGCCGGCCCACGTCGTGGACAAGACCTGGGCCGCGGTGGAGAAGGGCCGCGCCCGCCTCCACCTGCCCCCGCTCGTCGGCACCCTGCCGCTCATGCGGATGCTGCCGGTGCGGGCCTTCGACGCGGCCGCCGACCTGCTCGGCGTGAACCGCACCATGGACGACTTCCGGGGTCGCACCCGGCCCCAGGAGACCATCGACGGCTGA